One window of Hymenobacter sp. BRD128 genomic DNA carries:
- a CDS encoding Fic family protein produces the protein MYIHQQPTWPAFTWQHERLEPLLGAVRHQQGRVLGHMEALGFSLQAEALLQTLTLEALKSSEIEGELLPTEQVRSSLARRLGLDVAGLVPAERRVEGVVDMLLDATQGFAQPLTAERLCSWQAALFPAGRSSLQRIQVGTWRTGAKGPMQVVSGALGREQVHFEAPAAEQVAAEMTQFLEWFNSNAPLDAVLKAGIAHLWFVTIHPFEDGNGRVARALTELQLARADASAQRFYSLSAQMRLERNAYYAQLEAAQKGDLDITTWLNWFLTCLSRSLQATEQTLANVLTKARFWEQHAAFPFNARQQRVLNQLLDGFQGKLTSSKWATIAKCSQDTATRDIQALLDQRILVKEAAGGRSTSYRLAVGALE, from the coding sequence GTGTATATTCATCAGCAGCCTACCTGGCCAGCCTTTACATGGCAGCATGAACGCTTAGAACCGCTCCTGGGCGCGGTTCGCCACCAACAAGGACGGGTGCTGGGCCACATGGAGGCGCTGGGCTTTTCACTGCAGGCGGAAGCTTTACTGCAAACGCTCACGCTCGAAGCTCTCAAATCCAGCGAAATTGAGGGGGAGCTTCTGCCTACCGAGCAAGTACGCTCCTCGCTGGCGCGCCGCTTGGGCCTGGACGTAGCCGGCCTAGTGCCAGCGGAGCGCCGGGTCGAGGGCGTGGTCGACATGCTGCTTGATGCGACCCAAGGTTTTGCACAGCCCCTCACGGCCGAGCGCTTATGCAGCTGGCAGGCGGCATTGTTCCCGGCGGGTCGTAGCAGCTTGCAGCGCATCCAGGTTGGCACCTGGCGCACGGGCGCCAAGGGCCCGATGCAGGTCGTTTCGGGTGCGCTGGGGCGTGAGCAGGTCCACTTCGAAGCGCCCGCCGCGGAACAGGTAGCCGCGGAGATGACGCAGTTTCTTGAGTGGTTCAACTCGAACGCGCCTCTGGATGCCGTGCTCAAAGCCGGCATTGCCCACCTCTGGTTTGTCACCATTCACCCCTTCGAAGATGGCAATGGCCGCGTAGCCCGTGCCCTTACGGAGCTGCAGCTCGCCCGTGCCGATGCCTCGGCCCAGCGCTTCTATAGTCTCTCGGCCCAGATGCGGCTGGAGCGCAATGCCTACTATGCCCAGTTGGAAGCCGCTCAAAAAGGGGACCTCGATATTACGACTTGGCTAAACTGGTTTCTCACCTGCCTGAGCCGCTCCTTGCAGGCCACCGAGCAGACGCTCGCTAACGTGCTCACGAAAGCACGGTTTTGGGAGCAGCACGCCGCGTTCCCATTCAATGCGCGGCAGCAACGCGTGCTTAACCAGTTGCTCGACGGCTTCCAAGGGAAGCTTACCTCGTCTAAGTGGGCGACGATTGCCAAATGCTCCCAGGACACGGCGACCCGCGACATACAAGCCCTGCTGGACCAGCGTATCTTAGTTAAAGAAGCGGCTGGCGGACGTAGTACGAGCTACCGCTTGGCCGTCGGAGCGCTGGAGTAG